The Sporocytophaga myxococcoides genome contains a region encoding:
- a CDS encoding response regulator — protein sequence MEEKIRILYIDDEKNNLTAFKATFRPYFKIFIAESAEEGRKILETEKIEIIITDQRMPVMTGVEFLSSIIDTYPDPIRILLTGYSDLQAVIDAVNKGHIYQYISKPWEEQHLKIIIEKAFEVFRLKMENKELVKSLLRANQQLEFYLRQKLIS from the coding sequence ATGGAAGAGAAGATACGGATTCTATATATAGACGATGAAAAAAATAATCTGACAGCTTTCAAGGCTACATTCAGACCGTATTTTAAAATATTTATTGCTGAATCTGCCGAGGAGGGAAGAAAAATTCTTGAAACTGAAAAAATTGAAATTATAATTACCGACCAAAGGATGCCGGTAATGACAGGTGTTGAGTTTCTTTCATCAATAATTGACACTTATCCAGACCCAATCAGAATCTTGTTAACAGGATATTCAGATCTTCAGGCTGTTATTGATGCAGTAAATAAAGGCCATATCTATCAATATATCAGCAAACCCTGGGAAGAGCAGCATTTAAAAATTATCATAGAGAAAGCTTTCGAAGTATTTCGTCTAAAAATGGAAAACAAGGAGTTGGTTAAAAGCCTTTTAAGGGCAAATCAGCAACTGGAGTTTTACCTTCGTCAGAAGCTGATTTCTTAA
- the smc gene encoding chromosome segregation protein SMC yields MQLSKLEIKGFKSFGDKVTINFDEGITGIVGPNGCGKSNVVDAIRWVLGEQKTKALRSEKMENVIFNGTKTRKPLQMAEVSLTFNNTKNLLPTEYSHVTITRRYYRSGESEYLLNGVTCRLKDITNLFLDTGIGSDSYAIIELKMVDDILNDKDNSRRTLFEEAAGISKFKVRKKQSLKKLEDTDKDLERVDDLLFEINKNLKSLEKQAKQTEKYFQVKEQYKQVSIDLAKVTIQGQREDFLSLQKQLEEETDKRIGYNTQIAEKEGGVEKEKAELVNREKTLASRQKTLNEHVNKIRNYESDKKIKHERLSFLNDKNNNLREQIEQDKKSNERAEFSISSLQAEAETAEKIMAEIEVKVQAYKEDYETQKASTSRLQEELSVLSGQLRKKQEEVFHLNKNIEIFQIQASSLKQELEKTTSDSSAHSASLADFESKVQEISEELQSKNLKLEKLENQESTLQEEITQLEKEIETIKDQITQINRKLDSKQNEYSLTKSLVDNLEGFPEAIKFLKKNSHWGKEAPLLSDILTCEDQYRVSIENYLEPFMNYYVVENEAQAVQAVNLLSDSAKGRANFFVLSTFENFNAAPVKAYDHCKAAKDIIEFDPKYKNLVAFILDNVYIITNNQEELPQDNDAIFITQNGKLTKRKFSISGGSVGLFEGKRIGRAKNLEKLQQEIKALSSELDELKLNLEKKQRELFKFKESTLKASIEELKKEINLTSQNYISVKTKLEQFTEMINSNALKRDDIIDKIEKLEDDIQDAKPRAEEAKSILSDLESRLQELNEDLMIQNEQLTNKSSIFNQENIVFHQQKNKISSLLQEIEYKQAAYDSSKQRIEKNLEDAQKTEEEINILLERADVSDDELVEFYKEKEAIEQGVNEAEKEYYGARAFIDELEKESRDLRRLRDNCDALLLEIQTKLNDNKLSLSSIKERLSVEFNIDIDELLSQDSNVEASEEELKQKVIQIKNSLDKMGPINPMAMEAYQEIQERHKFISEQKDDLTKAKDSLLQTINEIDSVAKDTFMEAYDKIRENFVRVFRSLFSEEDSCDLKLEHPDNPLESSIDIIAKPKGKRPLTINQLSGGEKTLTAISLLFAIYLIKPAPFCIFDEVDAPLDDANIDKFNNIIRKFSQESQFIIVTHNKRTMSSTDIIYGITMVEQGVSRLVPVDLRSLA; encoded by the coding sequence ATGCAGTTAAGCAAATTAGAGATTAAAGGATTCAAGAGTTTTGGTGATAAAGTAACCATCAACTTTGATGAAGGTATTACAGGTATTGTTGGGCCAAATGGCTGTGGAAAATCAAATGTAGTTGATGCTATAAGATGGGTTTTGGGTGAGCAAAAGACAAAGGCTCTCCGATCTGAAAAAATGGAGAATGTGATCTTCAACGGTACCAAGACACGGAAGCCTCTCCAAATGGCTGAAGTTTCGCTTACTTTTAATAATACCAAAAATCTCCTTCCTACAGAATATTCTCATGTTACCATCACCCGGAGATATTACAGATCTGGTGAAAGCGAATATTTACTCAATGGGGTAACCTGCCGTCTCAAAGATATAACCAACCTTTTCCTTGATACTGGTATCGGTTCTGATAGTTATGCCATCATTGAATTAAAAATGGTGGATGATATACTTAATGACAAAGACAATTCCAGAAGGACCTTATTTGAGGAAGCTGCAGGAATATCAAAGTTTAAGGTAAGGAAAAAACAAAGCCTTAAAAAACTTGAAGATACTGACAAAGATCTTGAACGCGTTGATGATCTCCTCTTCGAGATCAATAAGAACCTGAAATCCTTAGAAAAACAGGCTAAACAGACAGAAAAATACTTCCAGGTAAAAGAACAATACAAACAAGTTAGTATAGATCTTGCGAAGGTCACTATTCAGGGCCAGAGAGAAGATTTTCTATCACTTCAGAAACAACTTGAAGAAGAAACGGATAAGAGAATAGGATACAATACTCAAATAGCAGAAAAAGAAGGTGGAGTTGAAAAAGAAAAAGCAGAGCTTGTAAATAGAGAAAAAACCCTTGCTTCCAGACAAAAAACTCTGAATGAGCATGTTAATAAAATTAGAAATTACGAAAGTGATAAGAAAATAAAGCACGAAAGGCTTTCTTTCCTGAATGACAAGAATAATAACCTCCGGGAACAAATAGAGCAGGACAAGAAGAGCAATGAGAGAGCAGAATTCAGTATTTCCAGTCTTCAAGCAGAAGCTGAAACTGCTGAGAAAATAATGGCCGAAATCGAGGTTAAAGTTCAGGCTTATAAGGAAGACTACGAAACACAGAAAGCAAGCACAAGCCGATTACAAGAAGAACTTTCCGTATTGAGCGGACAATTGCGAAAAAAACAGGAAGAAGTATTTCATCTCAATAAAAACATAGAGATATTCCAGATTCAGGCCAGCTCATTGAAGCAGGAGCTTGAGAAAACTACCTCAGATTCTTCCGCACATTCAGCGAGCCTTGCAGATTTTGAAAGCAAAGTTCAAGAGATTTCTGAGGAACTTCAATCTAAAAACCTGAAACTTGAGAAACTTGAAAATCAGGAAAGTACCCTTCAGGAAGAAATTACCCAGCTTGAAAAGGAAATAGAAACCATAAAGGATCAAATTACTCAGATCAACAGAAAGCTGGATTCCAAGCAGAATGAATATAGCCTTACAAAATCTCTTGTTGATAATCTTGAAGGATTTCCGGAAGCAATAAAGTTTTTGAAAAAGAACTCTCATTGGGGAAAAGAAGCCCCTCTCCTTTCGGATATTCTTACCTGTGAAGATCAATACAGAGTATCTATAGAAAATTACCTGGAGCCTTTCATGAACTATTATGTTGTTGAAAACGAAGCCCAGGCTGTGCAGGCCGTAAATCTATTAAGCGATTCTGCAAAAGGAAGAGCCAATTTCTTTGTGCTTTCCACCTTTGAAAATTTTAATGCTGCACCTGTCAAGGCATACGACCATTGCAAAGCAGCCAAAGACATCATTGAATTTGATCCGAAATACAAAAACCTTGTCGCATTTATTCTGGATAATGTATATATCATCACTAACAATCAGGAAGAACTTCCTCAGGACAATGATGCTATTTTCATTACACAGAACGGTAAACTCACAAAGAGGAAATTTAGCATTTCCGGAGGTTCTGTAGGATTATTCGAAGGAAAACGAATCGGACGTGCTAAAAACCTTGAAAAGCTTCAACAAGAAATCAAAGCGCTTTCTTCAGAATTGGATGAGTTAAAGCTTAACCTGGAGAAAAAGCAACGAGAGCTTTTCAAATTCAAGGAAAGTACTTTAAAAGCAAGTATAGAAGAGCTTAAAAAAGAAATAAATCTTACCAGTCAGAACTATATATCTGTAAAAACCAAACTAGAGCAGTTTACAGAAATGATCAATAGCAATGCTCTTAAGAGAGACGATATTATTGATAAAATAGAAAAACTGGAAGATGATATTCAGGATGCCAAACCAAGAGCAGAAGAAGCAAAATCTATTCTTTCGGACCTTGAAAGCAGACTTCAGGAGTTGAATGAAGATCTGATGATCCAAAATGAACAGCTCACCAATAAAAGCTCTATATTCAATCAGGAAAATATTGTTTTCCACCAGCAAAAGAATAAAATTTCAAGTCTTCTGCAGGAAATTGAATACAAACAGGCTGCTTATGATAGTAGCAAACAAAGAATAGAAAAAAACCTTGAAGACGCCCAAAAAACAGAAGAAGAGATAAATATACTCCTTGAAAGAGCTGATGTAAGTGACGATGAGCTTGTCGAGTTTTACAAGGAAAAAGAAGCTATAGAACAGGGAGTTAATGAGGCTGAAAAGGAATATTACGGAGCCAGGGCATTCATTGATGAATTAGAAAAAGAATCGAGGGATTTAAGAAGGTTACGTGATAATTGTGATGCACTTCTTTTGGAGATTCAGACAAAACTTAACGACAATAAGCTAAGTCTGAGCTCAATCAAAGAAAGATTATCTGTTGAATTTAATATAGATATAGATGAACTTCTTTCTCAGGATAGTAATGTTGAGGCCAGCGAGGAAGAGCTAAAACAAAAGGTAATTCAAATCAAAAACTCTCTTGATAAAATGGGACCAATAAATCCTATGGCGATGGAGGCCTATCAGGAAATTCAGGAGAGACATAAGTTTATAAGTGAACAAAAAGACGATCTTACTAAAGCCAAGGATTCTTTGTTGCAAACGATCAATGAAATAGATTCAGTTGCAAAAGACACCTTTATGGAAGCTTATGATAAAATAAGAGAAAACTTTGTACGAGTGTTCAGGTCTTTATTTTCAGAAGAAGACAGTTGCGATCTTAAACTGGAGCATCCTGACAATCCGCTTGAATCTTCTATAGATATTATAGCAAAACCCAAAGGCAAGAGACCACTGACAATCAATCAGTTATCAGGAGGTGAAAAAACACTTACTGCAATATCGTTATTGTTTGCCATTTATCTGATTAAACCAGCACCATTCTGTATTTTTGATGAGGTAGATGCACCACTGGATGATGCCAACATAGACAAGTTCAATAATATAATCAGAAAGTTCTCACAAGAATCGCAGTTTATTATTGTGACACACAACAAGAGAACAATGTCTAGTACTGATATAATTTATGGAATTACAATGGTTGAACAGGGCGTATCAAGGCTAGTACCGGTGGATTTAAGATCTTTAGCCTAA
- a CDS encoding acyl-CoA desaturase yields the protein MYIVLTFFIIHWYLSLFSQTFFLHRYSAHKMFTMSPFWEKFFYLLTYLSQGSSYLNPRAYAVLHRMHHAYSDTPKDPHSPHHTKNLLTMMVKTKDTYNDVLNNRGDIEEKFQKDVPTWKFIDTLGDMWASRIVWGIAYALFYIAVSPPWYMFLLLPIHFLMGPVHGAIVNWSGHKYGYSNFDNNDKSKNSLFIDFLLGGELFQNNHHKYAARANFAMKWFEFDPTYPVIRILSFCRIIKLSKTAMA from the coding sequence ATGTATATAGTTCTCACATTCTTTATTATTCACTGGTATCTCTCTCTGTTTAGTCAGACATTCTTCCTGCACAGGTATAGTGCACATAAGATGTTTACTATGTCGCCATTCTGGGAGAAATTCTTTTATCTCCTTACTTATCTATCACAAGGTTCTTCCTACCTGAACCCAAGAGCATATGCAGTGTTACACCGCATGCACCATGCATACAGTGATACACCAAAAGATCCTCACTCTCCACATCATACCAAAAACCTTTTGACTATGATGGTTAAGACGAAAGATACCTACAATGATGTACTTAACAACAGAGGAGACATAGAAGAAAAATTTCAGAAAGATGTTCCTACTTGGAAGTTCATAGATACTTTAGGTGATATGTGGGCCTCAAGAATTGTCTGGGGAATTGCATATGCATTATTTTACATCGCAGTTTCACCTCCTTGGTACATGTTCCTTTTATTGCCAATCCACTTTTTGATGGGTCCGGTTCACGGAGCTATCGTAAACTGGAGCGGACACAAATACGGTTACTCAAATTTTGATAACAACGACAAATCAAAAAACAGCCTTTTTATAGATTTCCTTCTTGGCGGTGAGTTATTTCAGAACAACCACCATAAATATGCTGCGAGAGCAAACTTTGCAATGAAATGGTTTGAATTTGATCCTACCTATCCTGTTATCAGAATCCTGTCTTTCTGCAGAATAATAAAGTTAAGTAAAACAGCTATGGCTTAA
- a CDS encoding DUF4159 domain-containing protein — MKKIFRLSILLLSSILIFNFSFAQQPSFKIAKLKYNGGGDWYANKTSLPNLIKFCNQQLKLNLYQEEDVVEVGSPELFSYPFVHMTGHGNVVFSRQEAENLRTYLTGGGFLHIDDNYGMDKFIRLEMKKVFPELDFIELPFNHPIYHQKFEFNNGLPKIHEHDNKPPKGYGIIFEGKLVCFYTYETDLGNGWEDQAIYNDPEEKRQKALQMGANIISFALTSF, encoded by the coding sequence ATGAAAAAAATATTTCGATTATCCATTTTACTGCTTTCTTCTATTCTCATTTTCAATTTTTCTTTCGCACAACAGCCTTCATTTAAAATAGCAAAGTTGAAGTATAATGGAGGTGGTGACTGGTATGCCAACAAAACCTCATTGCCTAACCTGATAAAATTTTGTAATCAGCAATTAAAATTAAATCTATATCAGGAAGAAGATGTAGTTGAAGTGGGCAGTCCAGAGCTTTTCTCCTACCCTTTTGTACATATGACGGGTCATGGTAATGTGGTATTTTCAAGACAAGAAGCTGAAAATCTCAGAACTTATCTCACAGGAGGAGGTTTCCTTCACATTGATGATAATTATGGAATGGATAAATTCATAAGACTGGAAATGAAAAAAGTTTTTCCGGAACTGGATTTTATTGAATTACCTTTTAATCATCCAATTTACCACCAAAAGTTCGAGTTCAATAATGGTTTGCCGAAAATTCATGAGCATGATAACAAGCCCCCCAAAGGCTACGGTATAATTTTTGAGGGAAAGCTTGTCTGTTTTTATACCTATGAAACTGATCTTGGCAATGGCTGGGAAGACCAGGCTATTTACAATGATCCGGAAGAAAAAAGACAAAAGGCACTTCAAATGGGAGCAAATATTATCTCATTTGCACTAACATCCTTTTAA
- a CDS encoding 16S rRNA (uracil(1498)-N(3))-methyltransferase produces MHLFYLPGFTPGEINELPEDESKHALKVLRLSSGDKIEVTDGKGSVYLCEVKDSGNKACRFKILSQFTGKPKDFFIHIAIAPTKNADRIEWFVEKCIEIGIDEISFIQCSRSERKNINLDRIEKIAVSALKQSQTTIFPLINPLVPFKSFVENCKDDHKFIGYLSEEHKELLQKIAPANSRYCILIGPEGDFTQEEVSLAFKKNFKPSSLGHSRLRTETAGIAACHIFNIINS; encoded by the coding sequence ATGCATTTATTTTATTTGCCCGGATTTACTCCCGGAGAAATAAATGAATTACCGGAAGATGAGTCGAAACATGCTTTAAAAGTATTGCGACTTTCTTCCGGTGATAAAATTGAAGTAACTGACGGCAAAGGATCAGTCTATCTTTGCGAAGTTAAAGATTCAGGGAATAAAGCCTGTCGCTTTAAAATCCTTTCACAATTCACCGGCAAACCAAAAGACTTCTTTATCCATATAGCTATTGCGCCCACCAAAAATGCAGACAGGATAGAGTGGTTTGTTGAAAAATGTATAGAAATAGGCATTGATGAAATAAGCTTTATTCAATGTTCCCGTTCTGAAAGAAAAAATATCAATCTGGATAGAATTGAAAAAATTGCAGTCAGTGCGCTGAAACAGTCTCAGACGACAATATTTCCCTTGATAAATCCTTTAGTTCCTTTTAAGTCCTTTGTTGAAAATTGCAAAGATGATCATAAATTTATCGGATACCTTTCAGAAGAACATAAAGAACTTCTTCAAAAGATAGCACCGGCAAATTCAAGATACTGTATTTTAATAGGGCCTGAAGGCGATTTTACACAAGAAGAAGTTTCTCTTGCTTTTAAAAAAAATTTTAAACCCTCATCTTTGGGGCACAGCAGGTTAAGAACTGAAACAGCAGGAATTGCAGCTTGTCATATTTTTAACATTATCAACAGCTAA
- a CDS encoding DEAD/DEAH box helicase — MTKIKFDSLPLSEETLKALTEMGFEEASPIQSLAIPIVLQGKDVIGQAQTGTGKTAAFGIPAIELCDPAIKSPQTIVLCPTRELAVQVSNELKKIAKFKKGINVLPIFGGESFERQVTALKRGVQIVVGTPGRVIDHLTRKTLSLQSVKQVILDEADEMLNMGFVEDLERILSSIPKERQTILFSATMAEPIMKLTRKYQTNPELVKVVGKELTVDSIEQFFYDISDNQKVLLLKHLVEIHQVKLALVFCNTKRAVDELVEEMQKHGLKAEGLHGDLSQNQRNHVMGKFRNYTLNLLVATDVAARGIDVNGVDAVFNYDVPLDNEFYVHRIGRTGRAGNTGKSFTFVSSGKDFLRLKDIQNYCKVKIARGTLPTGEEILKLKKQNLFDQISSLLTQGVPDFYSSVAEEFNGTGISNEMLSAALVRIALGTVEELKDDRRRDGRSDRNSRGDRGDRSDRGFRGDRDRDRGPRGDRDRGSRDRFDRGSRGDRFERGSRGERSERGPREDRNNGEKMVRLFINLGKKDRISPGDIVGAFASNSSIQGKSIGSIDIYDSYSFIEVPEAKVDVVMSSMDNNKIKGKTVNLELASKRRA; from the coding sequence ATGACAAAAATCAAATTTGATTCGTTGCCTCTTTCAGAAGAGACACTCAAGGCATTAACAGAAATGGGCTTTGAAGAGGCATCACCAATCCAATCGCTTGCTATTCCAATCGTACTTCAGGGAAAAGACGTAATCGGGCAGGCGCAAACGGGGACAGGGAAAACAGCAGCTTTCGGCATACCGGCTATCGAGCTTTGCGACCCTGCAATAAAATCCCCCCAGACAATCGTCCTATGTCCTACACGTGAACTTGCCGTACAGGTTAGCAATGAGTTAAAGAAAATTGCCAAGTTCAAGAAAGGTATTAATGTACTACCTATTTTCGGTGGAGAGTCTTTTGAAAGACAGGTTACTGCACTAAAAAGAGGTGTACAAATTGTAGTCGGAACTCCAGGTAGAGTGATCGACCACTTAACAAGAAAAACATTGTCCCTTCAAAGCGTAAAGCAAGTTATTCTTGACGAAGCTGATGAAATGCTGAACATGGGATTTGTTGAAGATTTGGAAAGAATACTATCTTCTATTCCAAAAGAAAGACAAACAATCCTGTTCTCTGCTACGATGGCAGAGCCTATCATGAAACTGACAAGAAAGTATCAGACTAATCCCGAACTTGTAAAAGTTGTAGGAAAAGAACTTACTGTCGATTCCATTGAGCAATTTTTCTACGATATCTCTGACAATCAAAAAGTATTATTACTTAAGCATCTTGTAGAAATCCACCAGGTAAAACTTGCTCTTGTTTTCTGCAATACGAAGAGAGCTGTTGATGAACTTGTTGAAGAAATGCAGAAACATGGTCTGAAAGCTGAAGGGCTTCATGGTGATCTTAGCCAGAATCAGCGTAACCATGTAATGGGAAAATTCAGAAATTACACATTGAACCTGCTTGTAGCTACAGACGTTGCAGCCAGAGGTATTGATGTAAATGGAGTCGATGCTGTATTTAATTATGATGTTCCTCTTGATAACGAATTTTACGTTCACAGAATAGGAAGAACAGGCAGAGCCGGCAATACAGGAAAGTCATTCACTTTCGTATCCAGTGGAAAAGACTTTTTAAGACTAAAAGACATTCAGAACTATTGTAAAGTTAAAATAGCAAGAGGTACACTTCCTACAGGAGAAGAAATTCTGAAATTGAAAAAACAGAATTTGTTCGATCAGATCTCCTCCCTATTAACTCAAGGAGTTCCTGATTTTTATTCATCAGTAGCTGAAGAGTTTAATGGAACAGGTATTTCAAACGAAATGCTTTCTGCAGCTCTTGTAAGAATTGCTTTGGGAACTGTTGAAGAACTTAAAGACGATCGCAGAAGAGACGGCCGATCTGACAGAAATTCAAGAGGCGATAGAGGTGATAGATCAGACAGAGGTTTCAGAGGTGATAGAGATAGAGACAGAGGACCAAGAGGTGATAGAGACAGAGGTTCTAGAGACAGATTCGACAGAGGTTCCAGAGGTGATAGATTTGAAAGAGGCTCCAGAGGAGAAAGATCTGAAAGAGGTCCAAGAGAGGATAGAAATAATGGAGAGAAAATGGTAAGACTTTTCATCAATCTTGGTAAAAAAGACAGAATCAGTCCTGGTGATATTGTAGGTGCATTCGCATCAAATTCATCAATTCAGGGAAAATCAATAGGAAGTATTGATATCTATGATAGTTATTCTTTCATTGAGGTTCCTGAAGCTAAAGTTGATGTTGTGATGAGTTCAATGGACAACAATAAAATCAAAGGCAAAACAGTAAACCTTGAACTAGCAAGTAAAAGGAGAGCTTAA
- a CDS encoding YciE/YciF ferroxidase family protein, with the protein MEKGLDKVYLTRLTELYTMEKKQAQLLPILLKHTTNKELREAIKEHLYYTQKHFSRCIELMRRFGKSRIVASVSEPMEKLFEEARVLVMQKKEDNAANLTMILQKIEHLEIASYSNALTCAKILDYKNDCETLQKCLDEEYDQDNRLDKISEEIFMALV; encoded by the coding sequence ATGGAAAAAGGACTGGATAAAGTTTACCTGACTCGTCTCACTGAGCTGTATACAATGGAAAAAAAGCAGGCTCAGCTATTGCCGATTCTTCTCAAACATACCACTAATAAAGAATTAAGAGAAGCCATAAAGGAACATTTGTATTATACTCAAAAGCATTTTTCCAGATGCATTGAGCTTATGAGAAGATTTGGAAAATCAAGGATAGTGGCTTCGGTTTCCGAACCGATGGAAAAGCTTTTTGAAGAAGCGCGTGTTTTAGTCATGCAAAAGAAAGAAGACAATGCTGCTAATCTCACTATGATTTTACAGAAAATAGAGCATCTCGAGATTGCGTCTTATTCTAATGCTCTGACGTGCGCTAAGATTCTGGATTATAAAAATGATTGTGAAACACTCCAGAAATGCCTGGATGAAGAATATGATCAAGACAACAGGCTTGATAAGATCTCGGAAGAAATATTTATGGCACTTGTTTAA
- a CDS encoding phage holin family protein, with the protein MKFIIHLLVDSFAVWLVSAILPGVSVKSFSTAIWVAILLGIINATLGWVLKILAFPFNWLTLGLVNFIISVLMIMLVDKLVKGFEIKNFWWAVVFAILISIVNNIVYWIF; encoded by the coding sequence ATGAAATTCATCATACATCTTTTAGTAGATTCATTTGCTGTCTGGCTAGTTTCTGCAATATTGCCTGGCGTGTCAGTAAAAAGCTTCAGCACTGCTATATGGGTAGCAATACTATTAGGGATTATCAATGCAACACTAGGTTGGGTGCTCAAAATTCTTGCTTTTCCATTCAACTGGCTCACATTAGGTCTTGTTAATTTTATTATCAGTGTGCTTATGATTATGCTGGTAGACAAGCTGGTTAAGGGATTTGAAATCAAAAATTTCTGGTGGGCAGTAGTATTCGCTATTCTGATCTCTATTGTAAATAATATCGTATACTGGATCTTTTAA
- a CDS encoding POT family MFS transporter has product MNSKEVRRKGMPASIPYIIGNELAERFSYYGMKTILTVFMTKYLMDSTGNLDVMSEGESKFWYHMFVSANYFFPILGALLSDILWGKYKTIISLSIIYCLGHLALSLDETRLGLSFGLTMIAIGSGGIKPCVSANVGDQFTEENKDLLPKIFNYFYLSVNMGAFVSTIFTPILLRKFGPSIAFGVPGALMLLATVIFWLGRSKYAVIPPVGWKKYKEEILSKEGMNAMGGLVVIYLFIAVFWSLYEQTGSSWVIQAMNPHMIKSFDLFGYYQFEILPDQVQALNPIFVLILVPLFDLVVYPFLGRFFKLTSLRKITIGMFICASSFAIVAFMETSLYAGKDISILWQCFAYLILTISEVMIYGTGLEFSYTQAPNNMKSLIMGFFLLSVSLGSLFTALINWFIQNPDKTSKLAGPAYFWFFSGLMLITAIVFIFVALKYKERSYVRKAVA; this is encoded by the coding sequence ATGAACAGTAAAGAAGTTAGAAGGAAAGGAATGCCTGCAAGTATACCTTACATTATAGGTAATGAACTGGCTGAGAGATTTAGTTATTATGGGATGAAAACTATTCTTACTGTTTTCATGACCAAATATTTAATGGATAGTACAGGGAACCTTGATGTGATGTCTGAAGGGGAAAGCAAATTTTGGTATCATATGTTTGTAAGTGCTAATTATTTTTTCCCGATTCTGGGAGCTTTGCTATCAGACATTTTATGGGGAAAATATAAAACCATCATTTCTCTTTCAATAATATACTGTTTAGGTCATTTGGCTTTATCTCTGGATGAAACCAGGCTTGGGCTTTCCTTTGGTTTGACAATGATAGCAATTGGTTCAGGAGGAATAAAGCCTTGTGTGTCTGCAAACGTTGGAGATCAATTTACAGAGGAAAATAAAGACTTATTACCGAAGATCTTTAACTATTTTTATTTATCAGTAAATATGGGAGCTTTTGTTTCAACCATTTTTACACCTATTCTTTTGAGGAAATTTGGACCTTCTATAGCCTTTGGTGTTCCCGGGGCTTTAATGCTTTTAGCTACTGTTATATTTTGGTTAGGTAGATCAAAATACGCAGTTATCCCTCCTGTTGGTTGGAAAAAATATAAAGAAGAAATACTTAGCAAGGAAGGAATGAACGCAATGGGAGGACTAGTGGTAATATACCTTTTTATTGCAGTCTTCTGGTCATTGTATGAACAGACAGGTTCTTCATGGGTAATTCAAGCAATGAATCCTCATATGATTAAGTCATTTGATCTATTTGGATATTATCAATTTGAAATCCTTCCTGATCAGGTTCAGGCCTTAAACCCGATTTTTGTCCTTATTCTGGTGCCTCTATTTGACCTTGTTGTTTATCCTTTTCTAGGAAGATTCTTTAAACTTACATCATTAAGAAAAATTACAATTGGAATGTTTATATGCGCCTCTTCATTTGCCATAGTTGCTTTCATGGAAACAAGCCTTTATGCAGGAAAGGATATTTCAATTTTATGGCAGTGTTTCGCGTATTTGATACTTACAATATCAGAAGTAATGATTTACGGAACTGGGTTGGAGTTTTCATATACTCAAGCTCCCAATAATATGAAATCTCTTATTATGGGCTTTTTTCTTCTTTCGGTTTCTTTGGGAAGTTTGTTTACAGCTTTGATAAACTGGTTCATTCAAAATCCGGATAAAACATCCAAACTGGCAGGACCGGCATATTTCTGGTTTTTTAGTGGTTTGATGTTAATAACTGCCATTGTATTTATTTTTGTAGCCCTTAAGTATAAAGAGCGATCTTATGTGCGCAAGGCAGTTGCTTAA